In one Inquilinus sp. Marseille-Q2685 genomic region, the following are encoded:
- the rnr gene encoding ribonuclease R, with amino-acid sequence MTRPPTRKGAKPPAAKGRKAEKPFPTREQILDFLKSREDTVGKREIARAFHITGDDRVRLKQLLQDMAEDGQLEKRRGRRMRAPGAALPGVAVLRIVAIDAEGEALAQPIRWEEEEPPPRIVMAADSRGALAVGDRVLARLQQDEDGGWTGRTMRRLEAQADLRVVGVFRRGRDGQARIVPADKRARDTWPVREGDTGGAKDGDLVEALVEASDRLGPRRTVVTARYGDAEDPRSISLIAIHAAGIPTEFRPKALAQAEAAQPAGLDGRVDLRQVPLVTIDGADARDFDDAVWAEPDPDHPGGWHLIVAIADVAHYVPPGSPLDRDAFERGNSCYFPDRVVPMLPEALSNGLCSLRPDEDRACLAADLWIDAQGRLKRHRFRRGLMRSAARLTYEQVQAARNGQPDELTGPLLEPVIAPLYGAYEALLAAREKRGTLELDLPERKVQLGEDGRVASIGVRPRLDSHKLIEEFMIAANVAAAETLSDKAMPALYRVHDQPDRARVEALREFLAPLGYSLSLGQVMRPRVFGQILARAEGRPEEPLVNEMVLRAQAQAVYSPDNLGHFGLALPRYAHFTSPIRRYADLTVHRGLIRLLRLGDDGSTEEELSRLEEIGTHISLTERRAAQAERDAVDRYLASWLSDRIGAVLPGRIGGVAKFGLFVKLDDSGADGLVPISTLPDDYYDHDEAAHALVGRRWNRVFRLGARVRVRVTEADPLTGSTVFALVDAGHGADLEGLPPLAEPGRRGRPRPPGRKPGPRGGSRR; translated from the coding sequence ATGACCCGCCCGCCGACCCGGAAGGGCGCCAAGCCCCCCGCGGCCAAGGGCCGGAAGGCGGAGAAGCCCTTCCCGACGCGCGAGCAGATCCTCGACTTCCTGAAGTCGCGCGAGGACACGGTCGGCAAGCGCGAGATCGCCCGCGCCTTCCACATCACCGGCGACGATCGGGTGCGGCTGAAGCAGCTGCTGCAGGACATGGCCGAGGACGGCCAGTTGGAGAAGCGCCGCGGCCGACGCATGCGCGCGCCGGGCGCGGCCCTGCCGGGCGTCGCCGTGCTGCGCATCGTCGCCATCGACGCCGAAGGCGAGGCTCTGGCCCAGCCGATCCGCTGGGAGGAGGAAGAGCCGCCGCCGCGCATCGTCATGGCCGCCGACAGCCGCGGCGCGCTGGCGGTCGGCGACCGGGTGCTGGCCCGGCTGCAGCAGGACGAGGACGGCGGCTGGACCGGCCGGACCATGCGCCGGCTGGAGGCCCAGGCCGATCTTCGCGTCGTCGGCGTATTCCGCCGCGGCCGCGACGGCCAGGCGCGCATCGTGCCGGCCGACAAGCGGGCGCGGGACACCTGGCCGGTGCGCGAGGGCGACACCGGCGGCGCCAAGGACGGCGACCTGGTCGAGGCGCTGGTCGAGGCGTCCGACCGCCTCGGGCCGCGCCGCACCGTCGTCACCGCCCGCTACGGCGACGCCGAGGATCCGCGCTCGATCAGCCTGATCGCCATTCATGCCGCCGGCATCCCGACCGAGTTCCGGCCCAAGGCGCTGGCTCAGGCCGAGGCGGCGCAGCCCGCCGGTCTCGACGGCCGGGTCGACCTGCGCCAGGTGCCGCTGGTCACCATCGACGGCGCCGATGCCCGCGACTTCGACGACGCGGTCTGGGCCGAGCCCGACCCGGACCACCCGGGCGGCTGGCACCTGATCGTCGCCATCGCCGACGTCGCCCATTACGTGCCGCCGGGATCGCCGCTCGACCGCGACGCCTTCGAGCGCGGCAATTCCTGCTACTTCCCCGACCGCGTCGTGCCGATGCTGCCGGAGGCGCTGTCGAACGGCCTGTGCTCGCTGCGGCCGGACGAGGACCGCGCCTGCCTGGCCGCCGACCTGTGGATCGACGCGCAGGGCCGGCTGAAGCGCCATCGCTTCCGCCGCGGGCTGATGCGCTCCGCCGCCCGGCTGACCTATGAGCAGGTGCAGGCCGCCCGCAACGGCCAGCCGGATGAGCTGACCGGGCCGCTCTTGGAGCCGGTGATCGCCCCGCTCTACGGCGCCTATGAGGCGCTGCTGGCGGCGCGGGAGAAGCGCGGCACGCTGGAGCTGGACCTGCCGGAGCGCAAGGTCCAGCTGGGCGAGGACGGCCGGGTCGCCTCGATCGGCGTGCGGCCGCGGCTCGACAGCCACAAGCTGATCGAGGAGTTCATGATCGCCGCCAATGTCGCCGCGGCGGAGACGCTGAGCGACAAGGCCATGCCGGCGCTCTACCGCGTGCACGACCAGCCCGACCGCGCCCGGGTCGAGGCGCTGAGAGAGTTCCTGGCCCCGCTCGGCTATTCCCTGTCGCTCGGCCAGGTGATGCGGCCGCGGGTGTTCGGCCAGATCCTGGCGCGGGCCGAGGGCCGGCCGGAGGAGCCGCTGGTCAACGAGATGGTGCTGCGGGCCCAGGCCCAGGCGGTGTACAGCCCGGACAATCTCGGCCATTTCGGCCTGGCCCTGCCCCGCTACGCCCACTTCACCTCGCCGATCCGCCGCTATGCCGACCTGACCGTGCATCGCGGCCTGATCCGGCTGCTGCGTCTCGGCGACGACGGCTCGACCGAGGAGGAGCTGTCGCGGCTGGAGGAGATCGGCACCCATATCTCGCTCACCGAGCGTCGCGCCGCCCAGGCCGAGCGCGACGCGGTCGACCGCTACCTGGCGAGCTGGCTGTCGGACCGGATCGGCGCGGTGCTGCCCGGCCGGATCGGCGGCGTCGCCAAGTTCGGCCTGTTCGTGAAGCTGGACGACTCGGGCGCCGACGGGCTGGTGCCGATCTCGACCCTGCCCGACGACTATTACGATCATGACGAGGCGGCGCACGCCCTGGTCGGCCGGCGCTGGAACCGCGTGTTCCGGCTGGGCGCCCGGGTGCGGGTGCGGGTCACCGAGGCCGATCCCCTGACCGGCAGCACCGTCTTCGCCCTGGTCGATGCCGGCCACGGCGCCGATCTCGAAGGACTGCCGCCCCTCGCCGAGCCGGGCCGCCGCGGCCGCCCCCGGCCACCCGGCCGCAAGCCGGGCCCGCGTGGCGGATCGCGCCGCTAG
- the topA gene encoding type I DNA topoisomerase, translated as MADQTLVIVESPAKAKTINKYLGRDFTVLASFGHVRDLPAKDGSVRPEEDFAMDWELADRGKSRMDEIARAAKDASRVLLATDPDREGEAISWHVQQLLRDRRGLKDLDIRRVTFNEITKSAILDAVAHPRDLDRELIEAYLARRALDYLVGFTLSPVLWRKLPGSRSAGRVQSVALRLICERELEIERFRPREFWSIEAVFRTPKGDEFTARLTHLNGRKLDKFDLPDEASARAAVAAIDPLAFAVVSVETKQVRRHPAPPFTTSTLQQEASRKLGMSATQTMRTAQRLYEGVDIGGETVGLITYMRTDGLTLAGEAIAQARQAIGNLYGPTYVPGQPRVYKSTAKNAQEAHEAIRPTDLRRRPEDVSRFLSREELRLYELIWKRTMACQMESAVLDQAIVDVADARQTAVFRAVGTVVRFDGFLKVYQEDRDDPAAPGEDADESQRRLPAMAKGDAVDRRKTIPEQHFTQPPPRYTEASLVKRMEELGIGRPSTYASILQVLQDREYVRLEKKRFVPEDRGRIVTAFLENFFRRYVEYDFTAKLEEQLDDISGGRLDWKQVLRDFWAAFHAAVEETKDLKIGDVISALDEALSDHLFPPKGDGTDPRLCPSCAKGRLGLKLGRTGAFVGCSNYPECRFTRPLGAPTEENGGAEESAFPRLLGEDPETGLPVSIRKGPYGIYAQLGPKDEAAKGEKPKRASLTKSQDPMTIGLEEALALLSLPREIGRHPESGEPIVAGIGRFGPYLKHGERYKNLPPDEDVLKIGMNRAVDLLAADAAKARPSAEPLREVGAHPQDGEPIKVFAGRYGPYVRHGKVMASLPRGVEPEAVTVDKAVEWLAAKAAKGPAKGGPKSARGGRSSAKAAPKSATKKPPAKKAAARKGKAAE; from the coding sequence TTGGCAGACCAGACCCTCGTCATCGTCGAGTCGCCCGCGAAGGCCAAGACGATCAACAAGTATCTCGGCCGGGACTTCACGGTGCTGGCCAGCTTCGGCCATGTCCGCGACCTGCCGGCCAAGGACGGCTCGGTCCGGCCGGAGGAAGACTTCGCCATGGACTGGGAGCTGGCCGACCGCGGCAAGTCCCGCATGGACGAGATCGCCCGCGCCGCCAAGGACGCCTCCCGCGTGCTGCTGGCCACCGACCCGGACCGCGAGGGCGAAGCCATCTCCTGGCATGTGCAGCAGCTGCTGCGCGACCGCCGCGGGCTGAAGGACCTGGACATCCGCCGGGTCACCTTCAACGAGATCACCAAATCCGCCATCCTCGACGCCGTCGCCCATCCGCGCGACCTGGACCGCGAGCTGATCGAGGCCTATCTGGCCCGCCGGGCGCTGGACTACCTGGTCGGCTTCACCCTGTCGCCGGTCTTGTGGCGCAAGCTGCCGGGCTCCCGCTCCGCCGGCCGTGTCCAGTCGGTGGCGCTGCGGCTGATCTGCGAGCGCGAGCTGGAGATCGAGCGGTTCCGGCCGCGCGAGTTCTGGAGCATCGAGGCGGTGTTCCGGACGCCGAAGGGCGACGAGTTCACCGCCCGGCTGACCCATCTGAACGGCCGCAAGCTCGACAAGTTCGACCTGCCGGACGAGGCCTCGGCCCGGGCCGCGGTGGCGGCGATCGACCCGCTGGCCTTCGCCGTCGTCTCGGTCGAGACCAAGCAGGTGCGGCGCCACCCGGCCCCGCCCTTCACCACCTCGACCCTGCAGCAGGAGGCGTCGCGCAAGCTGGGCATGAGCGCGACCCAGACCATGCGCACCGCCCAGCGCCTGTATGAGGGCGTCGACATCGGCGGCGAGACGGTCGGCCTGATCACCTATATGCGGACCGACGGCCTGACCCTGGCCGGCGAGGCCATCGCCCAGGCCCGCCAGGCGATCGGCAACCTCTATGGCCCGACCTATGTCCCGGGCCAGCCGCGGGTCTACAAATCGACCGCCAAGAACGCCCAGGAGGCGCATGAGGCGATCCGCCCGACCGACCTGCGCCGCCGGCCGGAGGACGTGTCGCGCTTCCTGTCGCGCGAGGAGCTGCGGCTCTACGAGCTGATCTGGAAGCGCACCATGGCCTGCCAGATGGAATCGGCGGTGCTGGACCAGGCCATCGTCGACGTCGCCGATGCCCGCCAGACCGCGGTGTTCCGCGCCGTCGGCACGGTCGTCCGCTTCGACGGCTTCCTCAAGGTCTACCAGGAGGACCGCGACGATCCGGCGGCCCCGGGGGAAGATGCGGACGAGAGCCAGCGCCGCCTGCCGGCCATGGCCAAGGGCGACGCGGTCGACCGCCGCAAGACCATCCCGGAGCAGCACTTCACCCAGCCGCCGCCGCGCTACACCGAGGCCAGCCTGGTGAAGCGGATGGAGGAGCTGGGCATCGGCCGTCCCTCCACCTACGCCTCGATCCTGCAGGTGCTGCAGGACCGGGAGTATGTCCGGCTGGAGAAGAAGCGCTTCGTGCCGGAGGACCGCGGCCGCATCGTCACCGCCTTCCTCGAGAACTTCTTCCGCCGCTACGTCGAGTACGACTTCACCGCCAAGCTGGAGGAGCAGCTCGACGACATCTCCGGCGGGCGGCTGGACTGGAAGCAGGTGCTGCGGGACTTCTGGGCCGCGTTCCACGCCGCGGTCGAGGAGACCAAGGACCTCAAGATCGGCGACGTGATCTCGGCGCTCGACGAGGCGCTGTCGGACCACCTGTTCCCGCCCAAGGGCGACGGCACCGACCCGCGTCTGTGCCCGTCCTGCGCCAAGGGCCGGCTGGGGCTGAAGCTGGGCCGCACCGGCGCCTTCGTCGGCTGCTCGAACTATCCGGAATGCCGCTTCACCCGGCCGCTCGGCGCCCCGACGGAGGAGAATGGCGGGGCGGAGGAATCGGCCTTCCCGCGGCTGCTGGGCGAGGATCCGGAGACCGGCTTGCCGGTGTCGATCCGCAAGGGCCCCTACGGCATCTACGCCCAGCTCGGCCCGAAGGACGAGGCGGCCAAGGGCGAGAAGCCGAAACGCGCCTCGCTGACCAAGTCGCAGGACCCGATGACGATCGGGCTGGAGGAGGCGCTGGCGCTGCTGTCCCTGCCGCGCGAGATCGGCCGGCATCCGGAATCGGGCGAGCCGATCGTCGCCGGCATCGGCCGCTTCGGGCCCTATCTGAAGCATGGCGAGCGCTACAAGAACCTGCCGCCGGACGAGGACGTGCTGAAGATCGGCATGAACCGCGCCGTCGACCTGCTGGCCGCCGACGCCGCCAAGGCCCGGCCCAGCGCCGAGCCGCTGCGCGAGGTCGGCGCCCATCCGCAGGATGGCGAGCCGATCAAGGTCTTTGCCGGCCGCTACGGCCCCTATGTCCGCCACGGCAAGGTCATGGCCTCGCTGCCCCGCGGCGTGGAGCCCGAGGCGGTGACGGTGGACAAGGCGGTGGAATGGCTGGCCGCCAAGGCGGCGAAGGGCCCGGCCAAGGGTGGCCCCAAGAGTGCAAGAGGGGGCCGGTCCTCCGCCAAGGCGGCGCCGAAATCCGCCACGAAGAAGCCCCCGGCGAAGAAGGCGGCCGCGCGCAAGGGCAAGGCGGCCGAGTGA